One window of Saimiri boliviensis isolate mSaiBol1 chromosome 4, mSaiBol1.pri, whole genome shotgun sequence genomic DNA carries:
- the LOC101027967 gene encoding LOW QUALITY PROTEIN: G2/mitotic-specific cyclin-B2-like (The sequence of the model RefSeq protein was modified relative to this genomic sequence to represent the inferred CDS: substituted 1 base at 1 genomic stop codon), translated as MALLRRPKVSSDLENIDTGVHSKAKSHVTIRRTVLEEIGNKVTTRAAQVAKKAQNSKVPFQPTKTANVTKQLKPTAFVKPVQMETLASEWLXGPSSTPEDISMKEENLCQAFSDALLCKIEDIDNEDWENPQLCSDYVKDIYQYLRQLEVLQSINPHFLDGRDINGRMRAILVDWLVQVHSKFRLLQETLYMCVAIMDRFLQVQPVSRKKLQLVGITALLLASKYEEMFSPNIEDFVYITDNAYTSSQIREMETLILKELKFELGRPLPLLFLRRASKAGEVDVEQHTLAKYLMELTLIDYDMVHYHPSKVAAAASCLSQKVLGQGKWNLKQQYYTGYTENEVLEVMQHMAKNVVKVNENLTKFIAIKNKYASSKLLKISTIPQLNSKTIKELASPLMGRS; from the coding sequence ATGGCGCTGCTCCGACGCCCGAAGGTTTCCAGTGATTTGGAGAATATCGACACTGGTGTTCATTCTAAAGCTAAGAGTCATGTGACTATTAGGCGAACTGTTTTAGAAGAAATTGGAAATAAAGTTACAACCAGAGCAGCACAAGTAGCTAAGAAAGCTCAGAACTCCAAAGTACCATTTCAACCCACCAAAACAGCAAATGTCACCAAACAACTGAAACCTACTGCTTTTGTCAAACCAGTACAAATGGAAACGTTGGCTTCAGAGTGGCTGTAGGGTCCTTCTTCCACACCTGAAGATATCTCCATGAAGGAAGAGAATCTCTGCCAAGCTTTTTCTGATGCCTTGCTTTGCAAAATCGAGGACATTGATAATGAAGATTGGGAGAACCCTCAACTCTGCAGTGACTACGTTAAGGATATCTATCAGTATCTCAGGCAGCTGGAGGTTTTGCAGTCCATAAACCCACATTTCTTAGATGGAAGAGATATAAATGGACGCATGCGTGCCATCCTGGTAGACTGGCTGGTGCAAGTCCACTCCAAGTTTAGGCTTCTGCAGGAGACTCTGTACATGTGTGTTGCCATTATGGATCGATTTTTACAGGTTCAGCCAGTTTCCCGGAAGAAGCTTCAATTAGTTGGGATTACTGCTCTGCTCTTGGCTTCCAAGTATGAGGAGATGTTTTCTCCAAATATTGAAGACTTTGTTTACATCACAGACAATGCTTATACCAGTTCCCAAATCCGAGAAATGGAaactctaattttgaaagaactGAAATTTGAGTTGGGTCGACCCTTGCCACTACTCTTCTTAAGGCGAGCATCAAAAGCCGGGGAGGTTGATGTTGAACAGCACACTTTAGCCAAATATTTGATGGAGCTGACTCTCATTGACTACGATATGGTGCATTATCATCCTTCTAAGGTAGCAGCAGCCGCTTCCTGCTTGTCTCAGAAGGTTCTAGGACAAGGAAAATGGAACTTAAAGCAGCAGTATTACACAGGATACACAGAGAATGAAGTACTGGAAGTCATGCAGCACATGGCCAAAAATGTGGTGAAAGTGAACGAAAACCTAACCAAGTTCATCGCCATCAAGAATAAGTATGCAAGCAGCAAACTTCTGAAGATCAGCACCATCCCTCAGCTGAACTCGAAAACCATCAAAGAACTTGCCTCCCCACTCATGGGAAGGTCCTAG